The sequence tatgatctgagacatttcttactttactgccctgagtgtgtaatatactattttgatttaaataaattatgtactttatggagtttttttatttttattaataaagtatttattggATCTGGATGTTTAGCTTTCGGAAAAATGCATAAGACGAATTTCCACAGAAGAGTTTTAtcctcgaaaatatttaaaacgtagttagaaatataaaatctagAAATTCGGTCAGTAATGCCGAGCCTTAACAGAATGTGTTACCTAAAAATTGCAGAAGAAAGCTTGAAGAACAAAAGTTAGTTTCAAATTAACAGAAACTTGCGAGAAGAAACTTGAAGAACGAAAGTTTACTTCTAAGTTAACTACAAATTAACATCAACTAGTTGTACATAAAGTTTTTGCAGTCTTGATGTTTAATTTGAGCCGTAGATTTCCGTCAGTTGGCAATCAAATTGATGACAAGTATTTTCTGAAACTGTTGACTACAAATTGTTaccaactttcctaaaaagtTAGCGACAATCTACTGCCGCAACCTATCGCTAACTTTCTGGAAAAGTTGATAACAATTTCTAGTCAACTAATAGAatgccaacttttgccaccaactttctcagaaaagcGACCAGTTcccgtcaacttatggaagTGCCAATTTTTGTAGCCAACTTAGTGACAAGTTGCTGCCATCTTGGGTATCCCCCGACAGTAAGACCCTGATCAGGAAGGTGTCAATTATTTGCGATCAAGATGATGACAACTTCAGCCTTCGTAACTGTTGACTACAAATTGTTACAaactttttaagaaaattgaaggcaactttcCATCAACTAATAGAATGctaacttttgccaccaacttgcTCAGAAAGCTGCCGACCAGTTGCTGTCGACTTATGAAAGTGCCAATTCTTGCGGGCAACTAGGTGACAAGTTTCTGCAGTAGGTCGTCgtcaacttggctatcaggctgaaaaaatttataaaatatatgtgtatataaatttttcagcagTCGATCGTGTAGAATAGTTACTtacttgttgaaaaaaaaaaaaaagtaaaaaaacaatttttaaattcacacttgaaaatttattaattcttaacTTTATAATCCACAGGCCAtacaatcataaatatttaggTTTATATTCGTAATAAACTTCAATCACAATGTACGTACTTAGATGTATTAAtagatgtttatttatttaagttggCTAGTAGATCGTAAATTGTAAAGCCTCAGATTCAAatgtttctttaataaattttatccattttttataaaattatttaactttattttatttaatttacaaggtaagataaaaaataactgtttCAACTTTTGgactatttaataaatttaaatttaataaaaatgcgaCCATTGTTctggtgaaaatttttatcagttaaaaaacaacttgaatcaaaaatatatttatattattaaatacttatacTTTATTTGTTTCATTGTAATACGATACCAATATACTTTGTTCTGGacaatataaatgaaataaaatgattgtacaaagttttaataataatcattcgtaaaataaatgatattatttcaataataataatcaatattattatttatcgactttcgattacttttttttattcgtttacTTTACTCACCATCGCGACTCAAGTTATCAgtattgttttatattaactatcataaattattattcatctaTGAGTGTTATcatattatcagttatcaTTGTACATTAGTTATAGATATACtcatacttttaaatattaaaaatgttttactgAAGATTtaaatcacaaaataaaacatgaattgacaataagaaaaatggaagaaaaaaaaaactatggaATTCAGGTACCGCACAACAGGGTCTAGTAtacagaaattaataaaactatgTACCGTATAAATTgaactatatatatgtatatataaagatgagatgtatttatatttataaacataatcaataattgtcatcgcttaaaaatattactcgaTATGAAACTCTTGGACGTAAAATAACTCGACACGATTgacattaattgattaatgtaTAATGAAAGATGAATTAATGATGCTATTATAGATAAatgtataaagaaaaaaagaatattaaacagaaagaaaaaataatgattaatgtAAAAGTACATCAATGGTCTTAACCCattcttatatttaattcatactttttactcatttttattaactttttcgtcttctttttcgtttttttcttttctaatgCCTGAGTTTAAATTGttctcataaattaaattagataaCTGAGAATTTTATTGTGTATGCAAATGATTTGTTATAAGAGCAGCATCTCTTTCGTCAGGAGTTTGATCTTTGTCGCCCCATCCCCACAAAGGATGAGTGCCATCACCGGTCCTTGTAACGCGCTGTCTTATCAATTCCGTGGATACGACTTTAGTATCATAAGCCCATCCAAATGACGCAAAGAAATCGATGAACGCAGTTGTGCTGTTGCCCCAGTATTTTCCCAACTCAGCCGCCTTGTAGTCCCATGGAAATACGTGATGGTAATTGTGCCAGCCTTCACCCAAAGCTCCCCATGCTACCATGACATTTTCAGATGGATTCAtgtacctaaaaaaaaaaaaataaataaataaaacatttaaaataaacagcTGACTActtctattattaaaaaaaaaaaaaaaaactcacttGTCATATGGTTTACCACCGAAGAAATGAGCCGCAGAATTTACCAACCAGGTCATGTGTAATGTCCAAACATACCGAAGAATAACAGCAACAAAGTATGAATTATTCCAGGACTCTCCCCAGAAATAGACCGGAGCAAACGCAGGTAAAATAAAGCAAATGAGTGGcatcaaaaatttgtaatgTTTCTTTTGGAAAGCAACAACTGGATCAGCTTCAAGATCACTCATGTCAATACCTTTACCTTTTTCTTTAACATCGGGGTGTTTTTTACACAACAACCAGCCGACGTGAGAGAAAAAGAAACCGCGAGTGGCATTATGAGGGTCAGCATCTGTTTCACTGTATTTGTGATGGACTCTGTGGTCTCTGGACCACTCGTATATACTATtctgtaaaagaaaaaataaataaatgataattagtaaaattgacAACTGAAATTAACCATCCAATTAACTGTCAATAAAGACAATTAATCGTGATTATTCAATTTGCATATTTACTTGAAAAGCGAGTGTGTTGAAAATCAtgagaattattttcagtGGTAGTTTCGCTTTGTAAGAACGGTGTGACCATAATCGATGCGCTCCGGCTGTTATTCCAATACCACTGCACATGTAAAGAACGAATgctgtaaaataaaagttgttaatatttattagtattgtaatcaaatgattttaattactgcatATGGTTAATTAGATTAAAAGTTGcatgcaaataaattttcattcatttaaaatttattttaaaattaaatgtataattataatgtattTATGAGTTTTTCGATCCCGTTATTCTGACATTCAGCCGAATTGCATCGGTTGCACTGATGATCCTGAAGtcaacagacaattaacaatttttggattttttttttccacaaatcaattacaaaaaaaacaaaaaataaaaatatgcgcatgtagaaaatttaaaaaactgcaagtgcaattttttaaaatatttttttttttataatttatagttttaaaaaaatctaaaaattattagacgccGGCTACCTTCAGTAACATGTTGCACCACACGATCGTCAAATTGCcctttaactatttattaacgTTTGAATATTGTTAAATAACATGACCttgaatatattaatatcacgGATCAACATATTTGTCACGAGtatgcaaattaaatttatttcgtaataataaattaatttattcgtattaacaaaataacataaataaaattatttaaaaaatatttaaaaaattaaacaaataaaaaattacttaccaTAAAatgttgttaataatttagcGGATGAAAACATAAGATAGGCACCATAAAGTGCGCCAATGTGAAGCAATGAAAATACCGCGACATTAAACCACACAATTTCTCGTTTATACACTGGTTTTGATGATGTAGTTTTAGCTAAATCCTCTTCACAGAGAGTTGTTAGAGCTGCTGTTACATTTGGTGCCATTATTAATCCACTGTCAAACGTTCGGCATTCACTGTAATGTTAATATGATACTTAATTAGCAAATGAGCAAATCAACATTGGATACATCAGCTTTTATATATGAAAACgaaaatctatatatagtatgagataaaaaaaaaatttatattttaagtaggGGAATATTATCTATtgcataattttcatttttggacGAAAAAAACAAAGTCTGATCATCACGAACACGATAATAGcaaaaagattaaattattttcttatagaaTTATAACTCTATAAACTGACAGGTGACACGAAAGGTCAGCTGATAATATTTGTAggataatttatcatattattgatatcaaaaatgcaaagtataattttttctatttcaaaaaaaaaaaaaattagataaataaaaaataataaataagtttaatactgtattagattttatatatcaattgtatgtatgaatgtatatatttataagctAAATAGAGGTATCGGgtttaaaaattccattattgattaattaatgttgTATATGATTTAAGAGGAGTCATTGATACTGACAGAAAATTTAGCAATAGTAATCGTAATAGTGACGTGTtcattattcttttacaaatCATAATTAGATTATGATGCAGAtatacaatattaataaaatacaatgtgCAATTTGATAAGgcaatgataaaaatcataacaatATTGACGAACTTTGGCACCCAGACATTAAGATACTACTTTGACAAATAAAGTACAGGATGACGTAACAAAAAACACGAATGTACTTCATGTCCTGAGGATGGACAAATTACCTATTCAAATAATCTGTTCGATAACAAAGTAAGTCCTCAAGTCACAAGATActtcatatttattactacGTCATGATCTCGCTTGGACTTATAAATAACATGTGAACgacaaattattcaaaattttccttttataaaaaattactaaaacatCTTTCCACTCGTCCAGTTACTGCAGTTGTTATAGTTGGTAGGgtaagtaaaagtaaaattttatattttaaattagtcaTGATAATGAAATTAGCGATGATACTGAAGTTGAAAGACGTctgagtattttttaattatttttcaaaacgataaattaaaaaaaaaagacatttaaaaaattgcacttatagtttcttcaattttctacatgtccattttttttttaaattcaattgttgaaaagaaaatcgaaaaattgttaattgtctgctaactacAGGATCATAATTAGcggacgtctaataatttttgggttttattttaaaatgacaaattatttaaaaaattatttttaaaaaattacacttatggttttttaaatttcctacatgtgcaatttttttttttttttttttttttttttttttttcaaattgattcgtagaaaaaaaaaaaactagaaacCATTAATCGACTTTACCTTATTGATAAATAGCTTCAGAAAATTCAGAGTATTTAGAAATGCGTACGAAAATTCATTGGTGATATTCACCATTGATAAACAAACGACCAAAAAAAACTTCTCAAGAGATATATGAGCgataaaaattaacgaaattaaaattttgttaaaagtaaaaaatatgaaatagatttttttcttttgtttcttttttaatttgataagtATTACGATAGAAGCCACTAAAACTTTGATATCAccctaattaaatatttttcgacaaAATAAGAGGGCGTTTAACATCATAGAGACGACCTATCGACTGACTGATAAATCCTGATGGAAATAGAGGAGCGCAGGCTTACAATGAGACGCCCCAAGCACGCATAGTTACTTTCAACTgcccttaatatatataatatatacgcagaatatatatatataaatactagGATAGAAGTATCTAGAAATATCGAGAAAgtacttcattttttaaagaacttttattactaattatcgATGtctaacaaaataaaaattgttattcattataattacttttaataatcacatatatgtaaatatatatgactaatggaaaataaaatgacaaagctcattaataaaattcattaactctctaaataaataatttatgacatCGAATATAGAAGAGTATGTTGaacttgttatttaattagttatgtaatttgttatttaataaataaatacatatatttttgggTAAATGCTAACGGTTATCGTTACTAAATCGTTCATGCAAACTCCACGTGATACAAGGTGGCGGCAGGGTATCGTATCTGATGATGCTGACGTGATGGAATTTATGTATCGGGTTTTGTtctt comes from Microplitis demolitor isolate Queensland-Clemson2020A chromosome 8, iyMicDemo2.1a, whole genome shotgun sequence and encodes:
- the LOC103573150 gene encoding acyl-CoA Delta-9 desaturase, yielding MAPNVTAALTTLCEEDLAKTTSSKPVYKREIVWFNVAVFSLLHIGALYGAYLMFSSAKLLTTFYAFVLYMCSGIGITAGAHRLWSHRSYKAKLPLKIILMIFNTLAFQNSIYEWSRDHRVHHKYSETDADPHNATRGFFFSHVGWLLCKKHPDVKEKGKGIDMSDLEADPVVAFQKKHYKFLMPLICFILPAFAPVYFWGESWNNSYFVAVILRYVWTLHMTWLVNSAAHFFGGKPYDKYMNPSENVMVAWGALGEGWHNYHHVFPWDYKAAELGKYWGNSTTAFIDFFASFGWAYDTKVVSTELIRQRVTRTGDGTHPLWGWGDKDQTPDERDAALITNHLHTQ